A single region of the Desulforegulaceae bacterium genome encodes:
- a CDS encoding type II toxin-antitoxin system RelE/ParE family toxin: MDFTISWSPEAVEDIELIADYIARDSEFYARSVVSNILNVSRSIPEQPFAGRIVPEFNDNTIRERFVYSYRLIYTIDGSIITMIAIIHGKRLLDNVPDRF; encoded by the coding sequence GTGGACTTCACAATAAGCTGGTCTCCAGAAGCTGTTGAAGATATTGAATTAATAGCAGATTACATTGCAAGAGACTCTGAATTTTATGCCCGCTCAGTTGTATCAAATATACTTAATGTTTCTCGTAGCATCCCTGAGCAACCTTTTGCTGGCAGAATTGTTCCGGAATTTAATGATAACACTATCAGGGAACGTTTTGTTTATAGTTATCGCCTGATATATACAATTGATGGTTCAATTATCACAATGATTGCTATTATTCACGGTAAAAGATTGCTTGATAATGTTCCTGATAGATTTTAA